Proteins co-encoded in one Brassica rapa cultivar Chiifu-401-42 chromosome A02, CAAS_Brap_v3.01, whole genome shotgun sequence genomic window:
- the LOC103851125 gene encoding protein GrpE: MAGLLKTPSLHLTPSLLHAPSVPFKPFCVSFAGGRNTSVSLSRRASLRSVSGGYPLRLLNFAPFASGESETTETEVESNEPQVQETDGAVGVESEDTSTEEEGEAAVTIALLSSYKEALAENNEEKIAEIEASLKSIEDEKFQLEDKVASLTNELSVERDRLIRISADFDNFRKRTERERLNLVSNAQGEVVESLLAVLDNFERAKSQIKVETEGEEKVTNSYQSIYKQFVEILGSLGVVTVETVGKQFDPMLHEAIMREDSAEYEEGIILEEYRKGFLLGERLLRPSMVKVSAGPGPEKTQEA; encoded by the exons ATGGCCGGTCTACTCAAAACGCCGTCTTTACACCTCACACCGTCTCTTCTTCATGCACCATCTGTGCCCTTTAAGCCCTTCTGCGTCTCCTTCGCCGGAGGAAGGAACACCAGCGTCTCACTCTCTCGCCGAGCTTCTCTCCGCTCCGTCTCCGGTGGATATCCTCTCCGGTTACTAAACTTCGCACCGTTCGCTTCTGGAGAATCCGAGACGACGGAGACTGAGGTCGAATCCAACGAACCCCAAGTCCAG GAGACGGATGGTGCTGTTGGTGTTGAGAGTGAAGATACTAGCACcgaggaagaaggagaagcgGCGGTTACCATAGCGTTGTTAAGTTCGTATAAAGAAGCTTTAGCAGAGAACAACGAGGAGAAGATTGCTGAGATAGAAGCATCATTGAAGTCCATCGAAGATGAGAAGTTTCAGCTTGAGGATAAAGTAGCGTCTTTAACCAATGAGCTATCTGTGGAGAGGGATAGGTTGATAAGAATCAGTGCGGATTTCGATAACTTTAGGAAGAGGACAGAGAGGGAAAGGCTGAACCTTGTTTCAAATGCTCAGGGAGAGGTTGTGGAGAGTCTTTTGGCTGTTTTGGATAATTTCGAGAGAGCTAAGTCTCAGATTAAGGTGGAGACTGAGGGGGAGGAGAAAGTTACTAATAGCTATCAGAGCATATATAAACAGTTTGTGGAAATTTTGGGGTCGCTTGGTGTTGTTACTGTGGAGACAGTTGGGAAGCAGTTTGATCCAATG CTTCATGAGGCAATAATGAGAGAGGATTCTGCGGAATATGAAGAAGGTATAATACTTGAAGAGTACAGGAAAGGTTTCTTGCTAGGGGAAAGGCTTCTACGCCCTTCAATGGTGAAAGTATCAGCTGGACCCGGACCAGAAAAGACCCAAGAAGCTTAA
- the LOC103851126 gene encoding AAA-ATPase At5g17760, which translates to MLFSKDLPSPTSIFTAYASMAGYMMMIRSMAHELIPAPIQEFIYSTLRSLFFRSSSTTLTLTIDDDNMGMDNEIYLDAQTYLSTKISPDAVRLRISKGHKDKHVTLHLSNGEIVVDVFQDVELTWRFVTDGGEKTNGDDDGKSEYFELSFDKKHRDLVINSYVPYIESKAKDINDERRILMLHSLNCLRWESVILEHPSTFETMAMEDELKREVIDDLDRFIRRKEFYKRVGKAWKRGYLLYGPPGTGKSSLVAAMANYLRFDVYDLQLASVMRDADLRRLLLATRNRSILVIEDIDCAVDLPNRLEKQPVDGKNRGETQGPLTLSGLLNFIDGLWSSCGDERIIIFTTNHKDRLDPALLRPGRMDMHIYMGHCSFQGFKTLASNYLGLNDTTMPHRLYPEIERLMEGDVITPAQVAEELMKSEDVDVALEGLVNVLEKMRFKAGESSPGMKKNESRLEMEEMKLRRDSEGSPKKNSKRIKKLVLFWT; encoded by the exons GATGATACGCTCAATGGCCCACGAGCTCATCCCAGCTCCAATCCAAGAGTTCATCTACTCCACTCTCCGCTCTCTCTTCTTCCGTTCTTCTTCCACGACTCTCACTCTAACCATCGACGACGACAACATGGGCATGGACAACGAGATCTACCTCGACGCTCAGACCTACCTCTCCACCAAGATCAGTCCAGACGCGGTCAGGCTCAGAATCAGCAAAGGCCACAAGGACAAACACGTCACTCTCCATCTCAGCAACGGAGAAATCGTCGTCGACGTGTTCCAAGACGTGGAGCTCACGTGGAGGTTTGTTACCGACGGGGGAGAGAAGACAAACGGTGACGACGATGGTAAGAGCGAGTACTTCGAGCTGAGTTTCGACAAGAAGCACAGAGACTTGGTCATAAACTCTTACGTTCCTTACATCGAGAGCAAAGCTAAAGACATCAACGACGAGAGGAGGATCTTGATGCTGCACTCTCTCAACTGCCTCCGATGGGAATCGGTTATCCTCGAGCATCCTTCCACCTTTGAGACGATGGCGATGGAAGATGAGCTCAAGCGTGAAGTCATCGACGATCTTGATCGGTTCATTAGGAGGAAAGAGTTTTACAAGAGAGTAGGGAAAGCTTGGAAGAGGGGTTACTTGCTGTACGGACCACCCGGAACCGGGAAGTCTAGTTTGGTTGCAGCTATGGCTAATTACCTCAGGTTTGATGTCTATGATCTTCAGCTGGCTAGTGTGATGCGTGACGCTGACCTAAGGAGGCTCTTGCTTGCGACACGTAACCGGTCGATTCTTGTCATAGAAGATATCGACTGTGCAGTGGACTTGCCTAATAGGTTAGAGAAACAGCCTGTTGATGGCAAGAACCGTGGCGAGACTCAG GGACCATTGACGTTATCGGGGCTACTAAATTTCATAGACGGATTATGGTCAAGCTGTGGAGACGAGCGGATTATAATATTTACGACGAACCATAAAGATAGGCTTGACCCGGCATTGCTACGTCCTGGTCGTATGGACATGCACATTTACATGGGACATTGCTCTTTTCAAGGATTCAAGACTTTAGCCTCTAACTATTTGGGCTTGAACGACACCACAATGCCACACCGTCTTTATCCTGAGATCGAGAGACTGATGGAAGGGGACGTAATTACGCCGGCACAAGTCGCAGAGGAGCTGATGAAAAGTGAGGATGTTGACGTGGCGCTTGAGGGTTTGGTGAATGTGTTAGAGAAGATGAGGTTTAAAGCTGGTGAATCGAGTCCAGGGATGAAGAAGAACGAGAGTAGATTGGAGATGGAGGAGATGAAATTAAGGCGTGATTCGGAGGGTTCTCCGAAGAAAAACAGCAAGAGGATTAAGAAACTTGTTCTGTTTTGGACTTAA
- the LOC103851123 gene encoding protein DETOXIFICATION 25 — translation MSGGGGEMEERLLSGSEIEQRRESLYLRKKIWSEVKKMWRIALPSTLFRVMSFGCIVVAQAFIGHNSEMGLAAYALLQSTFIRFIYGVMAGMSSATETLCGQAYGAQQYHMMGIYLQRSWIVDTFTATLFVPFIVFAGPILRLLGQNIEITKTVDEIYLWVIPYLYSLVFTMTMQMYLQAQMKNAIIGVLSTIALVLDIVATWWFVRVMGMGIHGALLGLNLSSWSVVIAEFVYVFGGWCPHTWTGFSTAAFVDLIPMLKLSISSGFMICLEYWYMSIIVLMSGYTKDANIAISAFSICQYTYTWELNICLGLLGAACVRVANELGKGDAEAVRFSIKVVLVVSAVIGVICSALCLAFGGQISYLFSDSHQVSKAVADLSIVLSISILLNIIQPILSGVAIGAGMQSMVAFVNLATYYAIGVPLGFILINIFHFGVKGLWSGMLAGVGIQTLILSYVIYKTDWEMEVKKTKERMKTWTLKLPSAESSSTISMRDEERK, via the exons ATGAGTGGAGGTGGTGGAGAAATGGAAGAGAGACTGCTAAGTGGGTCAGAGATAGAACAGAGGAGAGAGAGTCTCTACCTGAGAAAGAAAATTTGGAGTGAAGTAAAAAAAATGTGGAGAATAGCTTTACCATCTACTTTGTTCAGAGTGATGTCGTTTGGCTGCATAGTGGTGGCTCAAGCCTTCATTGGTCACAACAGTGAAATGGGTCTCGCTGCATATGCTCTCCTTCAAAGCACTTTCATTCGTTTCATCTATGGTGTTATG GCAGGTATGTCAAGCGCGACGGAGACGCTATGTGGACAAGCCTACGGAGCACAACAATATCACATGATGGGGATCTATCTACAACGTTCTTGGATAGTAGACACATTTACAGCCACCCTTTTTGTCCCTTTCATAGTCTTTGCTGGTCCCATTCTTCGGTTACTAGGTCAAAACATTGAGATCACCAAGACCGTAGACGAGATCTACCTTTGGGTCATCCCTTATCTATACAGCCTCGTATTCACCATGACAATGCAAATGTACCTCCAAGCGCAGATGAAAAACGCTATCATAGGCGTTCTCTCGACCATAGCCTTGGTCTTGGACATTGTGGCCACTTGGTGGTTCGTGAGAGTGATGGGGATGGGAATCCATGGTGCGCTTCTAGGACTTAATCTAAGCTCGTGGTCAGTGGTTATAGCCGAGTTTGTGTACGTGTTTGGAGGGTGGTGCCCGCATACTTGGACCGGCTTTAGCACTGCTGCTTTTGTTGATCTTATTCCCATGCTCAAGTTATCCATTTCCTCTGGCTTCATGATTTg ctTGGAGTACTGGTATATGAGCATCATCGTCTTAATGTCAGGATATACAAAGGATGCAAATATTGCAATTTCTGCGTTTTCCATATG CCAATATACCTACACATGGGAGTTGAACATATGCTTAGGCTTGTTGGGTGCAGCATG CGTAAGAGTAGCAAACGAATTGGGAAAAGGAGACGCAGAAGCGGTGAGATTCTCAATAAAAGTGGTGCTTGTGGTATCAGCGGTGATTGGTGTGATATGCTCTGCTCTTTGTCTAGCGTTTGGTGGTCAAATTTCGTATTTGTTCTCTGATAGCCACCAAGTTTCAAAGGCAGTAGCTGATCTCTCCATCGTCCTTAGCATATCCATACTCTTAAACATCATCCAGCCCATTCTATCTG GGGTAGCTATTGGAGCAGGGATGCAGAGTATGGTAGCATTTGTGAACTTGGCAACTTATTATGCAATTGGTGTTCCTTTAGGGTTCATCCTTATTAACATTTTCCATTTTGGTGTTAAG GGACTCTGGTCTGGAATGTTGGCTGGAGTTGGTATCCAAACGTTGATATTGTCTTATGTTATTTACAAGACTGACTGGGAAATGGAG GTAAAGAAGACGAAGGAGCGTATGAAAACATGGACTCTAAAGTTACCTTCTGCAGAATCAAGTTCTACTATCTCGATGAGAGATGAAGAGAGGaagtga
- the LOC103851122 gene encoding uncharacterized protein LOC103851122, with the protein MASAIFPSLRLRPTFSSATSPSSSGDFKPRPAVILPGLGNNSGDYKKLEVTLGEYGVPSVVAAVSRLDWFRNAAGLVDPAYWRGTLRPRPVLDWYLKRIDDAVREANELSQGKGLSLIGHSAGGWLARVYMEEYGTADISLLLTLGTPHLPPPRGLSGVIDQTRGLLYYVEDNCAKAVYTPELRYVCIAGRYIRGAPLVDKADANVDSDVTVGIEGGEAISELALASNKTGDSSGPSFRARFVGQGYKQVCGRADVWGDGVVPEVSAHLEGALNVSFEGVYHSPVGSDDETRPWYGSPVIVKEWIHHLLE; encoded by the exons ATGGCCTCGGCGATTTTTCCATCGCTCAGGTTAAGGCCCACCTTCTCCTCCGCCACGTCACCATCTTCCTCCGGCGATTTCAAACCCCGTCCAGCCGTCATTCTCCCG ggTTTAGGCAACAACTCAGGAGACTACAAGAAGCTGGAGGTGACACTGGGTGAGTACGGTGTTCCTTCAGTGGTTGCAGCTGTATCAAGGCTTGATTGGTTTAGAAATGCAGCCGGTTTGGTTGATCCTGCCTACTGGCGCGGCACTCTCCGCCCACGTCCTGTTCTTGATTG GTACTTGAAAAGAATTGATGATGCTGTCCGTGAAGCAAATGAGTTATCCCAAG GTAAAGGATTGTCTTTGATTGGACACTCAGCGGGAGGATGGCTTGCTCGAGTGTACATGGAAGAATACGGAACCGCTGATATCTCCTTGTTGCTGACACTTGGTACGCCTCACTT ACCACCACCGAGAGGACTATCAGGGGTTATTGATCAAACAAGAGGTCTTCTCTATTACGTTGAAGACAATTGTGCAAAAGCTGTTTACACTCCTGAGCTGAGATATGTCTGCATCGCCGGGAG ATACATTCGTGGAGCTCCTTTAGTGGACAAGGCAGATGCAAACGTTGATTCTGATGTGACTGTTGGAATCGAAGGTGGTGAAGCCATCTCTGAGCTTGCATTAGCAAGCAACAAGACTGGGGATTCATCAGGGCCTAGCTTTCGTGCTCGTTTTGTAGGGCAAGGATACAAGCAAGTATGTGGAAGAGCTGATGTGTGGGGTGATGGAGTGGTTCCTGAGGTTTCAGCTCATCTTGAAGGTGCGCTTAACGTTAGCTTCGAAGGTGTTTACCATTCCCCTGTTGGTTCAGACGATGAAACCAGACCTTGGTATGGCTCACCGGTTATTGTAAAAGAATGGATTCACCACCTCCTGGAGTGA